The following proteins are encoded in a genomic region of Maylandia zebra isolate NMK-2024a linkage group LG1, Mzebra_GT3a, whole genome shotgun sequence:
- the kif7 gene encoding kinesin-like protein kif7: MSPKLPAGQGRGEYSAVQVAVRVRPLLPKELLHCHESCITVDPELCRVTLGHDRHFLCDFVFEETCSQEEIYSASVQPLIDAFFQGFNATVFAYGQTGSGKTYTIGEANICSFSDEEQGIIPRAVADIFKLLDENDLTDFSVRVSYLEIYKEDFKDLLEVETASKDIHIREDKGNIVLCGVKECEVEGLDEVLSLLESGNTARHTGATQMNPNSSRSHTIFTVYMDQRRGSSRLYGTAGSSGPQMLSSKFHFVDLAGSERILRTGNTGERLKESIQINSGLLALGNVIGALGDPKRKGSHIPYRDSKITRILKDSLGGNSKTLMIACISPSSSDFDESLNTLNYATRARNIQNRATVNCKREPDRVEGLEQQIKALRRALENRQRSETRIISHAEPNRRPRLGEGEISKLQVQSAHYRTCTDTAYRLLRELQSEGALTAEQSLRVKEWLCSVEEERSGLTTASGPDSGIENSSTEDSAGLRRGRPSVRNQDTAVEERWSHDHDSDKDGEKEDAIAHLQSQIQRLERENTDFLAALEDAMEQYKQQSDKLQEQQDLIADLQCQLSTPGLMGLGLNMRLRPHTAPMGSMQHSQNGGTHRQVSPVGYIGNGPCTDQDGKLYEEQEIPGGVETHYREKEGSHSGQERSKQVNLTWTKWDMQSGGLPAAGKGLEPDQHPCLARKASNSSSGESLKSFEGVSEWGLLQAQQKIREFSVTIRMKEELIKELVKTGKDAQALNKQYSHKITALEGEAVQARQELQEAQRQLQDLERQEREISITDKTRAQECRRKIAAAQSKVQVLSQRQRDTARLANLPAQSERRVLELERSVQSMRQQQEQLQKRLRQESQQKRRLENEMQQRTHRVKELEIKNEQQQKILKIKTEAIAAFQRQRRSGSNGSVISLEEQQKIEDQKRWLDEEMERILEQRRGLEDLEGELTKREEILAKKEALLQERSGLETKRLRSSQALSKDLMTLTGRIELLEEELSERNGLLRSSSAQDSQQIRQEISNLRQEKDSLLKQRVELDDKLRQGSLLSPEEERTLFQLDEAIEALDAAIEYKNEAITQRQRQLRVSASMLSQWEMNLMAKLSYLSASETRALLCKYFDKVVSLREEERKLQLALAELEMQLDEQQRLVQWLENALDRTQLDTDRRLTQQQKEHERSVQLLLQQCREQMDEGLLGRQRQYEGWILNLSRELNHYKAANVELNNKLRELCGSSTQPKEHPKVVPSDGKPANAGSMEKLPRCPEDSSGGSGAGQLDRPSKSREEMRELVNTPLPSTWRRSSLPTEEPAIMEELWLQVASDGPVKRVGQTAVGSWSGPTSLPVVKSRRESRRSSLNIGPLTSNNALIDVRKNPV, from the exons atGTCTCCCAAACTGCCTGCTGGCCAGGGCAGAGGGGAGTATTCTGCAGTGCAGGTGGCTGTCCGAGTACGTCCGCTGCTGCCTAAAGAGCTTCTGCACTGCCATGAGAGCTGTATCACTGTGGATCCTGAGCTGTGTAGGGTTACTCTGGGTCATGACCGACACTTTCTTTGCGACTTTGTATTTGAGGAAACTTGCAGTCAGGAGGAGATTTATTCTGCGTCTGTTCAGCCGCTCATAGATGCCTTCTTTCAAGGTTTCAATGCTACAGTGTTTGCCTATGGACAGACAGGATCAGGCAAGACTTACACCATTGGGGAAGCTAATATTt GTTCCTTTAGTGATGAGGAGCAGGGCATCATCCCCAGGGCCGTTGCAGATATCTTCAAGCTGCTCGATGAAAATGACCTCACAGACTTCTCTGTTCGAGTCTCCTATCTGGAGATTTACAAAGAGGATTTCAAGGACTTGCTGGAAGTTGAGACTGCCAGCAAGGACATCCACATCCGGGAGGATAAGGGCAATATTG TTTTGTGCGGCGTAAAGGAGTGTGAAGTGGAGGGTCTTGATGAAGTGCTAAGTTTACTGGAGTCTGGAAACACAGCCAGGCACACTGGTGCAACCCAGATGAATCCCAACTCCAGCAGGTCTCACACCATTTTTACTGTGTACATGGACCAACGACGAGGAAGCTCTCGCCTTTATGGGACTGCTGGAAGTTCTGGACCACAAATGTTGTCTTCCAAGTTTCACTTTGTTGACCTGGCAGGATCAGAGCGCATTTTAAggacaggaaacactggagagaGACTAAAGGAGAGTATCCAGATTAACAGCGGTCTTTTAGCTCTAGGAAATGTTATCGGGGCACTGGGGGACCCCAAGAGGAAAGGCTCTCACATACCATACAGAGATTCTAAAATTACAAG GATACTCAAAGATTCTTTAGGAGGAAATTCAAAAACGCTGATGATTGCTTGCATCAGTCCATCTTCTTCTGATTTTGATGAGAGCCTGAACACACTAAACTATGCCACAAGGGCAAGAAACATTCAGAACCGTGCTACAGTCAACTGCAAACGTGAGCCAGATCGCGTGGAAGGGCTCGAGCAGCAAATCAAGGCGCTTCGCAGAGCCCTCGAAAACCGCCAGCGTTCAGAGACCCGCATAATCTCTCACGCCGAACCCAATAGGAGACCTCGACTTGGAGAGGGAGAAATAAGCAAACTGCAAGTCCAGAGCGCTCACTATAGGACCTGCACAGACACTGCTTACAG GTTGCTGCGGGAGCTGCAGAGTGAAGGGGCTCTGACTGCTGAACAAAGTCTGAGAGTGAAGGAGTGGCTTTGTTCTGTGGAGGAAGAGAGAAGTGGGCTGACCACGGCTTCCGGTCCAGACAGCGGTattgagaacagctccactgagGACAGTGCTGGCCTGAGGAGGGGCAGGCCTTCTGTAAGAAACCAG GACACCGCTGTGGAGGAGAGGTGGAGCCATGACCATGACAGTGATAAAGATGGAGAGAAAGAAGATGCTATTGCACACCTTCAGTCACAGATCCAGCGGTTAGAGAGGGAGAACACAGACTTTCTAGCAGCTCTGGAAGATGCTATGGAGCAGTACAAGCAGCAG agtgataagctgcaggagcAGCAGGACCTGATAGCAGATCTACAGTGTCAGCTCTCTACTCCAGGACTGATGGGCCTGGGTCTTAACATGAGGCTGCGGCCGCACACTGCCCCCATGGGCTCCATGCAGCACAGCCAGAATGGAGGCACCCACAGACAG GTCAGTCCAGTGGGATACATTGGTAATGGGCCTTGCACTGATCAGGATGGGAAACTGTATGAGGAGCAGGAGATCCCAGGTGGAGTGGAAACACATTACAGGGAAAAAGAGGGCAGTCATTCTGGACAAGAGAGGTCAAA GCAGGTGAATCTGACCTGGACCAAGTGGGACATGCAGTCAGGGGGATTACCAGCTGCTGGCAAAGGGCTGGAGCCAGACCAGCACCCCTGTTTAGCTAGAAAAGCAT CCAACTCCAGCAGTGGGGAAAGTCTAAAAAGCTTTGAAGGTGTTTCAGAGTGGGGACTTCTTCAGGCACAGCAGAAGATCAGGGAGTTCTCTGTCACCATTCGCATGAAAGAAGAACTCATTAAGGAACTTGTCAAAACAG GTAAGGATGCTCAGGCTCTGAACAAGCAGTACAGCCATAAGATCACAGCTCTGGAGGGGGAAGCTGTGCAAGCTCGGCAGGAGCTGCAGGAGGCCCAGCGGCAGCTGCAGGACCTAGAgaggcaagagagagagatcagCATCACAGACAAGACCAGAGCACAGGAATGTCGCAGGAAGATAGCTGCTGCTCAGAGCAAAGTTCAG GTACTAAGTCAGCGTCAGAGGGATACTGCCCGTCTCGCCAACCTCCCTGCCCAGAGTGAGCGCCGTGTGTTAGAGCTGGAGAGAAGCGTCCAGTCTATGagacagcagcaggagcagctgcAAAAGCGGCTGCGTCAGGAAAGTCAGCAGAAGCGTCGTCTGGAGAACGAAATGCAGCAGAGAACTCACAGAGTCAAG GAACTTGAAATAAAGaatgagcagcagcagaagatccTGAAGATAAAGACCGAAGCGATTGCAGCTTTCCAGAGGCAGAGACGCAGCGGCAGCAACGGCTCTGTCATCTCATTAGAAGAGCAGCAG AAAATTGAGGATCAAAAGCGCTGGCTGGATGAGGAGATGGAACGGATACTAGAACAGAGGAGAGGATTGGAAGATCTGGAGGGAGAGCTGACGAAAAGAGAGGAAATCCTGGCCAAGAAAGAAGCATTGCTACAGGAACGCAGCGGATTGGAAACCAAGAGGCTCCGCTCCAGTCAG GCCCTAAGTAAAGATCTAATGACACTCACCGGGCGCATTGAATTACTCGAGGAAGAGTTGAGTGAGAGGAATGGTCTCCTTCGCAGTAGTAGTGCTCAAGACTCCCAACAGATCCGGCAAGAGATCTCCAACCTACGTCAAGAGAAAGATTCACTGCTTAAACAGCGAGTTGAGCTGGACGATAAACTGCGGCAGGGTAGCCTGCTCTCACCAGAG GAGGAGCGAACGCTTTTCCAGCTGGACGAGGCAATTGAGGCTCTGGATGCAGCGATTGAGTATAAGAATGAAGCCATCACTCAAAGACAGAGACAGCTTCGGGTTTCTGCCAGTATGCTCTCCCAGTGGGAGATGAATCTCATGGCCAAGCTCAGTTACCTGTCTGCCTCTGAGACCAGAGCTCTGCTGTGCAAGTACTTCGACAAG GTGGTATCTCTGCGTGAAGAAGAGCGTAAGCTGCAACTTGCCCTAGCTGAGCTGGAAATGCAACTAGATGAGCAGCAGAGGCTGGTGCAGTGGCTGGAAAATGCACTCGATCGCACACAACTCGACACAGATCGCCGGCTTACACAACAGCAGAAGGAACATGAGAGGAGTGTGCAGCTCTTACTGCAGCAGTGTCGAG AACAAATGGACGAGGGTCTGTTAGGGCGGCAGCGGCAGTATGAGGGATGGATCCTCAACCTCAGCAGGGAACTGAACCATTACAAAGCGGCTAATGTGGAACTAAACAACAAACTGAGGGAACTCTGTGGGTCATCCACGCAGCCAAAAGAGCATCCTAAAG TCGTGCCATCTGATGGTAAACCTGCGAACGCTGGCAGCATGGAAAAGCTTCCCCGTTGCCCCGAAGACAGCTCAGGAGGCAGTGGGGCAGGGCAGCTGGACAGACCTTCCAAGTCTAGGGAGGAAATGCGGGAGCTGGTGAACACCCCTCTCCCGTCCACGTGGAGGCGCTCTTCTCTCCCAACGGAGGAACCTGCCATCATGGAGGAGCTGTGGCTTCAGGTGGCCAGTGATGGCCCTGTTAAACGTGTAGGTCAAACTGCTGTGGGGTCTTGGAGTGGGCCAACATCCCTGCCTGTGGTTAAATCTCGCCGGGAGTCCCGTCGCTCCAGCCTCAACATTGGACCACTGACCTCAAACAATGCATTAATAGATGTGCGAAAGAATCCTGTCTGA